The proteins below are encoded in one region of Chiloscyllium punctatum isolate Juve2018m chromosome 9, sChiPun1.3, whole genome shotgun sequence:
- the LOC140481159 gene encoding interleukin-21 receptor-like isoform X3, whose protein sequence is MFYNDRQMTCTWGISAQAPADAQYHLTYGILYEQNTESRTISRKNGWRNVTCHVQDVGFVLFNEMQICVTELGQNFSKPHCIDLTPVIYYKVSPPINITVKENEVVWDQPEGKHPSFDFYYQIQVTEQSTNVMKIENVTSKSWNIENRKQSYSVKVRARINNHLDFSIWSDWTEAVIVEAEPNDFQVLIMIAVVIAFIVLMLLVIFTCRKSLGKLWQPIPDPEMKFKGLFDYNHGNFQEWINAKSLVAKIPEECITVTVEDEIYT, encoded by the exons ATGTTTTATAATGACCGACAAATGACCTGTACCTGGGGTATTAGCGCACAAGCACCAGCGGATGCACAGTACCATTTGACTTATGG GATTTTATATGAACAAAATACCGAGTCCAGAACAATCTCTCGTAAGAATGGTTGGAGAAATGTGACCTGCCATGTTCAGGACGTTGGCTTTGTGCTCTTCAACGAGATGCAGATTTGTGTCACTGAATTAGGCCAAAACTTCTCGAAACCTCACTGCATAGATTTGACACCAGTCATCTATT ATAAGGTCAGTCCTCCAATTAACATTACAGTCAAAGAAAATGAAGTAGTATGGGATCAACCAGAAGGTAAACATCCTTCCTTCGACTTTTATTATCAGATACAAGTCACAGAGCAGAGTACCAACGTCATGAAG ATTGAAAATGTAACATCCAAAAGCTGGAACATTGAAAATCGGAAGCAAAGCTACTCTGTAAAAGTGAGAGCAAGAATTAATAATCACTTGGACTTTTCTATCTGGAGTGATTGGACTGAGGCTGTCATTGTTG AGGCAGAACCGAACGATTTCCAAGTGCTGATAATGATTGCAGTAGTGATTGCTTTCATCGTTCTGATGCTCCTGGTGATATTCACTTGCAGAAA GTCATTGGGCAAACTGTGGCAACCAATCCCTGATCCTGAAATGAAGTTTAAAGGTCTATTTGACTACAACCACGGCAATTTTCAG GAATGGATCAATGCCAAATCCTTGGTAGCCAAAATACCTGAGGAATGCATTACAGTTACAGTGGAAGACGAGATTtatacatag
- the LOC140481159 gene encoding interleukin-21 receptor-like isoform X2 gives MLFVPTLLITAILWTTALNGAALTSFAHMSNHISSIHNLSCMFYNDRQMTCTWGISAQAPADAQYHLTYGILYEQNTESRTISRKNGWRNVTCHVQDVGFVLFNEMQICVTELGQNFSKPHCIDLTPVIYYKVSPPINITVKENEVVWDQPEGKHPSFDFYYQIQVTEQSTNVMKIENVTSKSWNIENRKQSYSVKVRARINNHLDFSIWSDWTEAVIVEAEPNDFQVLIMIAVVIAFIVLMLLVIFTCRKSLGKLWQPIPDPEMKFKGLFDYNHGNFQEWINAKSLVAKIPEECITVTVEDEIYT, from the exons GTAATCACATTTCCTCAATCCACAACCTGTCGTGTATGTTTTATAATGACCGACAAATGACCTGTACCTGGGGTATTAGCGCACAAGCACCAGCGGATGCACAGTACCATTTGACTTATGG GATTTTATATGAACAAAATACCGAGTCCAGAACAATCTCTCGTAAGAATGGTTGGAGAAATGTGACCTGCCATGTTCAGGACGTTGGCTTTGTGCTCTTCAACGAGATGCAGATTTGTGTCACTGAATTAGGCCAAAACTTCTCGAAACCTCACTGCATAGATTTGACACCAGTCATCTATT ATAAGGTCAGTCCTCCAATTAACATTACAGTCAAAGAAAATGAAGTAGTATGGGATCAACCAGAAGGTAAACATCCTTCCTTCGACTTTTATTATCAGATACAAGTCACAGAGCAGAGTACCAACGTCATGAAG ATTGAAAATGTAACATCCAAAAGCTGGAACATTGAAAATCGGAAGCAAAGCTACTCTGTAAAAGTGAGAGCAAGAATTAATAATCACTTGGACTTTTCTATCTGGAGTGATTGGACTGAGGCTGTCATTGTTG AGGCAGAACCGAACGATTTCCAAGTGCTGATAATGATTGCAGTAGTGATTGCTTTCATCGTTCTGATGCTCCTGGTGATATTCACTTGCAGAAA GTCATTGGGCAAACTGTGGCAACCAATCCCTGATCCTGAAATGAAGTTTAAAGGTCTATTTGACTACAACCACGGCAATTTTCAG GAATGGATCAATGCCAAATCCTTGGTAGCCAAAATACCTGAGGAATGCATTACAGTTACAGTGGAAGACGAGATTtatacatag